In Rhodopirellula islandica, a single window of DNA contains:
- a CDS encoding coiled-coil domain-containing protein: MQYVLLLVLIVVVIAQAILVWKAAPHWRWYQITPVVITTILAVIFVFPVAGALKSRSEWHKVKEELESRLASVEAEQLELRYGNPNDPLSGEGVLPMAQKLAKLGTEAGRRWRGLRLTNADFNNGGQIVLSSPQQEVPVDGLPAEEADEGEVELAPLPLIPDGLVVYGFAEGPQPNLNVPGPIFYLGEYRVTATSPTQVTLQPTAPLLPQQRQAIESRQAVSWSVYELLPLDGHEPFVAEGSVEDDNNVFGRIDDELVNRLLSNQISAQSRAEYLRDGTRSLPDDEPLSKWVKIEFTKNHEIVVDSPDQRGALDGGFFDGSGRAVDSRLQQGDSGKVKFSKDDLLVVKEEAADALIDEGVARLIDTYYVRPLNDYRFVLRRIRLRLAELSTRTQELTYENEVLQRAIDATKNMTTAAQAEKLKLEQDFEQTEVERISLETYNEKLATQLKETHQRLVKLYRSNQQLEKELQMFHESIVSSGESLTSAR; encoded by the coding sequence ATGCAGTACGTACTTCTTCTCGTTCTGATAGTTGTCGTCATCGCCCAGGCCATCTTGGTCTGGAAAGCGGCGCCTCATTGGCGGTGGTACCAGATCACTCCCGTCGTCATCACGACGATTTTGGCCGTGATTTTCGTCTTCCCTGTCGCTGGGGCGTTGAAAAGTCGTTCTGAGTGGCACAAAGTCAAAGAGGAACTCGAGTCCAGGCTGGCCTCGGTCGAGGCGGAGCAATTGGAATTGCGGTATGGCAATCCCAATGACCCGCTGTCGGGCGAAGGCGTCCTGCCAATGGCCCAGAAATTGGCCAAGTTGGGCACCGAAGCTGGTCGGCGGTGGCGCGGACTGCGCCTCACCAATGCGGATTTCAACAATGGTGGCCAAATTGTCTTGTCTTCCCCCCAGCAGGAGGTTCCCGTTGATGGGTTGCCAGCCGAGGAAGCGGACGAAGGCGAAGTCGAATTGGCTCCCTTGCCGCTGATTCCGGATGGCTTGGTCGTCTATGGGTTCGCCGAAGGCCCACAACCCAATTTGAATGTTCCCGGTCCGATTTTCTATCTGGGCGAATACCGAGTGACGGCGACCTCGCCGACTCAGGTCACGTTGCAACCGACCGCTCCCCTGTTGCCGCAGCAGCGTCAGGCCATCGAAAGCCGCCAAGCGGTCAGTTGGTCCGTTTACGAATTGCTGCCGCTTGATGGGCACGAGCCCTTTGTGGCGGAGGGAAGCGTGGAAGACGACAACAATGTGTTCGGCCGAATCGATGATGAATTGGTCAACCGGTTGCTCAGCAACCAGATCTCAGCTCAGTCGCGAGCCGAGTACCTCCGCGACGGAACACGGTCTTTGCCCGATGACGAGCCATTGAGCAAATGGGTCAAAATCGAGTTCACCAAGAATCATGAGATCGTCGTGGACAGCCCCGATCAACGCGGTGCTTTGGATGGTGGATTCTTTGACGGCAGCGGACGTGCGGTCGACAGTCGCTTGCAGCAGGGTGATTCTGGCAAGGTCAAATTCTCCAAAGACGATCTGTTGGTCGTCAAAGAGGAAGCCGCGGATGCGTTGATCGATGAAGGAGTCGCTCGCCTGATCGACACCTACTACGTTCGGCCTTTGAACGATTATCGCTTTGTTTTGCGACGCATTCGCCTGCGTTTGGCGGAGTTGAGCACGCGAACTCAAGAGCTGACTTACGAGAACGAAGTGCTTCAACGGGCGATTGATGCGACCAAGAACATGACCACAGCCGCTCAAGCTGAGAAGCTGAAGTTGGAGCAGGATTTCGAGCAAACCGAAGTCGAGCGGATTTCGCTGGAGACCTACAACGAGAAGTTGGCCACTCAGCTCAAGGAAACGCATCAGCGATTGGTCAAGCTGTATCGTAGCAACCAGCAACTCGAGAAAGAGTTGCAGATGTTCCACGAATCCATTGTCAGCTCTGGCGAATCACTCACCTCCGCTCGCTAG
- a CDS encoding TolC family protein gives MRKTLSIWILTGSVLLPAAMGCNRPHYRKQADNEAYALMDEKASHVSRPVDAPLRIELDRRSRMYNPFDLDFQPMPLDDPASNRYMQCVDGRRGYPMWEANGLTNAAESPDWWQFLPLNDDGILELNSENAVKIALLHSPDYQRQLEQLYLSALDVSSQRFQFDTQYFAGAGASFSQNDQRFGAFRDSDSVTSVGGDAALSRQFATGANLLVNFANEIVWNLNGPDTATTSTVLDFTLLQPLLRGAGRDRIMELLTLSERRLLANVRNFERFRRGFYLEIVTGRNNDSSVSRSGGTFSANTGAFTGFDSGFANLGGSGGTGVPQAGGFIGLLQDQLQIRNLEENIARLGENLVILDNTLIELLTTIPDDPEAIIRQRLQIAQARSALLSSQSSLVSRRVGYQNSVDSFLRDLGLPPYICVEINDPMLERFELIDRTLRSRREELIDVRLAVGEINIGLLESSETTINEETGLPETKLQWDETTIRLIERLRSSVEPLSKFTGDLIAEDLPRVEADLKQLAELIPERRNQTDSLLELYREEQATVCSLLGIETVDESIFDLEPVLELGEELESQFNEIASRLDAYKTAVDQLNEQIDVFLQTGPRSENSVEIAVQVRNEVILASQDLLANLGEDVLALQLIQARSRVESLLLPEVEINPAEALQIARVNRRDWANARAALVDTFRRIEFFADDLESDLDLVVSGGVSQSAVTDLPNNDNTSLRLGLRWDAPITRLQERNTYRQALIEYEQAKRSYYNFEDSVWQGLRSSIRQLQANRINFELGRQSVRIAANQLELNEDIRSFRDARGLNSGPTAARDTISALGDLLDSQNSLLNIFVNFEVVRRGLDLDLGTMELTSDGLWIDPGPIEPEFLLGLVGTSEGGLIDCGVTTSNALCPTPDCGMPLKEQPKEPIFGF, from the coding sequence ATGCGAAAAACACTGTCCATTTGGATACTAACCGGATCCGTCCTCTTGCCAGCGGCAATGGGGTGCAACCGCCCTCACTATCGCAAACAGGCAGACAACGAAGCCTACGCGTTGATGGACGAGAAAGCCTCGCACGTGTCACGCCCGGTCGACGCGCCCTTGCGGATCGAACTGGACCGACGCAGCCGAATGTACAACCCATTCGACCTCGACTTCCAACCGATGCCGCTGGATGACCCAGCCTCGAATCGGTACATGCAGTGCGTCGACGGCCGACGCGGCTACCCGATGTGGGAAGCCAATGGACTGACCAACGCCGCCGAAAGTCCGGATTGGTGGCAGTTCCTTCCGCTCAATGACGACGGGATCCTCGAACTCAACTCAGAGAACGCGGTCAAGATCGCGCTGCTGCACTCCCCAGACTACCAGCGTCAGTTGGAGCAGTTGTATCTGTCTGCCCTGGACGTCTCGAGCCAGCGGTTTCAATTCGACACCCAATACTTCGCCGGTGCCGGTGCTTCGTTCAGCCAGAATGATCAACGCTTCGGAGCCTTCCGCGATTCCGATTCCGTCACCAGCGTGGGCGGGGACGCAGCCCTGAGTCGACAGTTCGCGACCGGTGCCAATCTGCTGGTGAACTTTGCCAACGAAATTGTCTGGAACCTGAATGGTCCCGACACGGCAACGACGTCCACCGTGCTCGACTTCACCTTGTTGCAACCCTTGCTCCGAGGTGCGGGACGCGACCGCATCATGGAATTGTTGACTTTGTCGGAACGTCGGCTGCTTGCCAACGTTCGCAACTTCGAACGATTCCGCCGCGGTTTCTACTTGGAAATCGTCACGGGACGCAACAACGACAGCAGCGTCAGTCGCTCTGGAGGTACGTTCTCCGCCAACACCGGTGCCTTCACCGGGTTCGATTCAGGCTTTGCCAATCTGGGTGGCAGTGGAGGAACCGGCGTGCCACAGGCCGGTGGGTTCATCGGTCTGCTTCAAGACCAACTGCAAATCCGCAACTTGGAAGAGAACATCGCTCGGCTCGGCGAGAACCTGGTCATTCTCGACAACACGCTGATCGAATTGCTGACCACCATTCCCGATGACCCTGAAGCCATCATTCGCCAGCGACTGCAAATCGCGCAAGCACGATCCGCTCTGCTGAGCTCGCAAAGCTCCTTGGTTTCGCGTCGTGTTGGCTACCAAAACTCGGTTGACTCCTTCCTGCGTGACCTTGGATTGCCACCTTATATCTGTGTCGAAATCAACGACCCGATGCTGGAACGCTTCGAACTGATCGACCGAACCCTTCGAAGTCGCCGTGAAGAACTGATTGATGTCCGCTTGGCAGTGGGCGAGATCAACATCGGATTGCTGGAATCCAGCGAAACCACCATCAACGAAGAGACCGGACTGCCGGAAACCAAACTCCAGTGGGACGAAACCACGATTCGCTTGATCGAACGACTTCGATCTTCGGTTGAACCGTTGTCGAAATTCACGGGTGATTTGATCGCCGAAGATTTGCCCCGCGTGGAAGCGGACCTCAAGCAGTTGGCGGAGCTCATTCCGGAGCGTCGCAACCAAACCGATTCGTTGCTGGAACTGTACCGCGAAGAACAAGCCACGGTGTGTTCGCTGCTGGGAATCGAAACCGTTGACGAATCCATCTTCGACCTCGAACCCGTGCTCGAACTCGGCGAAGAACTGGAATCACAGTTCAATGAAATCGCCAGTCGTCTGGACGCCTACAAAACGGCGGTGGATCAACTCAATGAACAAATCGATGTCTTCCTGCAAACCGGACCACGATCCGAAAACAGCGTTGAAATCGCGGTTCAAGTTCGCAATGAAGTGATTCTGGCCAGCCAAGACTTGCTCGCCAACCTGGGCGAAGACGTCCTGGCGTTGCAGTTGATTCAAGCCCGCTCGCGAGTCGAATCGCTGCTGCTTCCCGAAGTCGAAATCAACCCTGCCGAAGCACTGCAGATCGCTCGCGTGAACCGTCGTGACTGGGCCAATGCTCGGGCCGCCCTGGTGGACACGTTCCGCCGAATTGAATTCTTCGCCGACGATCTTGAAAGCGACTTGGACCTGGTCGTCTCCGGCGGTGTCAGTCAATCCGCGGTGACCGATCTTCCCAACAATGACAACACCAGCCTCCGGCTTGGGCTTCGTTGGGACGCCCCAATCACTCGCTTGCAAGAACGCAACACCTACCGCCAAGCCTTGATCGAATACGAGCAAGCCAAACGGTCGTACTACAACTTCGAAGACAGCGTGTGGCAAGGTCTGCGTTCCAGCATTCGCCAGCTGCAGGCCAACCGGATCAACTTTGAATTGGGACGCCAATCCGTCCGGATCGCAGCCAACCAATTGGAACTCAACGAGGACATTCGGTCCTTCCGAGATGCCCGCGGCTTGAACAGCGGCCCGACCGCTGCTCGCGATACGATCTCGGCACTGGGTGACTTGCTCGATTCACAAAACTCGTTGCTGAACATCTTTGTGAACTTCGAAGTCGTTCGCCGTGGTCTCGACTTGGATCTCGGAACCATGGAACTGACGTCCGACGGACTGTGGATTGATCCAGGCCCCATCGAGCCTGAATTCCTGCTGGGTCTGGTCGGCACGTCCGAAGGCGGCCTGATCGATTGCGGTGTCACAACCTCCAACGCCCTGTGCCCCACTCCTGATTGCGGGATGCCATTGAAAGAGCAACCCAAAGAACCCATCTTTGGATTCTGA
- a CDS encoding ThuA domain-containing protein: MKTWLSLALLSLVTFPLTSLAADSDSAPLVYEGGEGIGKGKHIVFIANDHEYRSEQACPLLAKILAKHHGFRCTVLFGIDQDGEIKAGDAAVPGMEALKDADLLFFFTRFMKLPDDQVDLLVDYFERGGPVVGARTSTHCFNGQKGKWSKLNFNYSGDDYLGGLGEQVFGNTWHAQRGQSHYGGNHSSSSRITALDSAKEHPIMTGVGTMHGYSGAYKSQPPTGATPLVEVQVLNTFEPSDDVNTDKPKVSAGWTRDHYVAPSGDKKDARVAYFSFGASEDLLDEDTRRCFANACLWALGMEGQIEPELDMSLVGSFVPTPFTTGAFYRDNVRPSELADWDSEIMPTDHELGGINNPKMVRKMGSALKARPKLRRQLTEKYPELFAEPVK, from the coding sequence ATGAAGACTTGGCTCTCTCTGGCTTTGCTGTCACTTGTCACTTTTCCGCTCACCAGTTTGGCGGCGGATTCCGATTCTGCGCCGCTGGTTTACGAAGGCGGGGAAGGGATCGGAAAAGGCAAGCACATCGTGTTCATCGCCAATGATCACGAATACCGGTCCGAACAAGCGTGCCCACTGCTCGCGAAAATTTTGGCCAAGCATCACGGCTTTCGATGCACCGTGTTGTTTGGAATCGACCAGGACGGCGAGATCAAAGCCGGTGATGCAGCCGTTCCCGGGATGGAAGCCCTCAAGGATGCGGACCTGCTGTTTTTCTTCACCCGTTTCATGAAGCTGCCCGACGATCAGGTTGACCTGTTGGTGGATTACTTTGAACGAGGTGGTCCGGTCGTGGGGGCGCGGACGTCGACTCACTGCTTCAACGGCCAAAAGGGCAAGTGGTCGAAGCTCAACTTCAACTACAGCGGTGACGACTACCTCGGCGGTTTGGGTGAGCAGGTCTTTGGCAACACCTGGCATGCGCAACGCGGGCAAAGTCACTATGGCGGCAATCACAGTTCAAGCAGCCGGATCACGGCGTTGGATTCTGCCAAGGAGCACCCCATCATGACCGGAGTCGGCACGATGCATGGTTACAGCGGGGCCTACAAGTCTCAGCCGCCGACGGGAGCGACGCCATTGGTGGAAGTTCAAGTCTTGAACACGTTTGAGCCGAGTGACGATGTCAACACGGACAAGCCCAAGGTGTCGGCCGGTTGGACTCGCGATCACTACGTCGCGCCATCGGGCGACAAGAAAGATGCACGCGTGGCTTACTTCTCGTTCGGCGCGTCGGAAGACTTGCTCGATGAAGACACGCGTCGTTGCTTTGCGAACGCGTGTTTGTGGGCGCTCGGGATGGAAGGCCAGATTGAACCCGAATTGGACATGAGCTTGGTCGGCTCGTTTGTTCCAACGCCGTTCACCACCGGTGCGTTTTACCGCGACAATGTGCGTCCCTCTGAGCTTGCCGATTGGGACAGCGAGATCATGCCGACCGATCACGAGCTGGGCGGCATCAACAATCCCAAGATGGTTCGGAAGATGGGCTCCGCTTTGAAGGCACGTCCGAAACTGCGACGTCAGCTCACTGAAAAGTATCCCGAGCTGTTTGCCGAACCGGTCAAGTGA
- a CDS encoding sulfatase family protein, giving the protein MADDLGYGDIGCYGAKGLETPNIDRMASEGCQFTSGYCSASTCTPTRYSFLTGSYAFRFPGTGIAPPNSPALIPAGTTTTASVLQEAGYKTAVIGKWHLGLGEKNEGPDWNGDLKPGPLEIGFDHCILLPTTNDRVPQVYVNNHNVENLDPADPLWVGNKKPSQDHPTGITHRDTLKMDWSHGHNSTIHNGISRIGFYTGGHAARFRDEDLSDRWVAESKRWISDHKEEPFFLFFASHDLHVPRVVNERFQGSTALGPRGDAIAELDWCVGELMKSLEENGLTEKTLLVFCSDNGPVLDDGYKDDANEKLGEHDPNGPYQGGKYTVYEGGTRTPFITRMPGTIPVGVSDELVCTIDFAASLAALVGQELPNDACLDSHNVLGALMNQSGASGREHLVQQDNGKVGNYGYRVGDWKLVRHDQKKSYNFDLSMTRKSVPQFALYNLESDPAEQNDLSQSEPQRAKQMQQELQQLLDAGRSR; this is encoded by the coding sequence ATGGCCGATGACCTCGGGTATGGCGACATTGGTTGCTACGGAGCCAAGGGTCTGGAAACTCCCAACATCGATCGCATGGCATCCGAGGGTTGCCAATTCACCAGCGGCTATTGCTCGGCGTCCACCTGCACGCCGACCCGCTATTCGTTCCTCACCGGCTCCTACGCGTTTCGTTTCCCCGGTACCGGCATCGCACCACCGAACAGCCCCGCGTTGATTCCCGCGGGAACCACGACCACTGCCAGCGTGCTGCAAGAGGCGGGCTACAAAACCGCCGTCATCGGCAAGTGGCACCTGGGCTTGGGCGAAAAGAACGAAGGCCCGGACTGGAATGGGGATCTGAAACCAGGACCTTTGGAGATAGGCTTCGACCACTGCATCTTGCTTCCCACCACCAACGATCGCGTGCCACAGGTCTACGTGAACAACCACAACGTCGAGAACTTGGATCCGGCCGATCCACTGTGGGTTGGCAACAAGAAACCCTCCCAAGACCACCCCACAGGAATCACCCATCGCGACACATTGAAGATGGATTGGTCGCACGGTCACAACTCCACGATTCACAACGGCATCAGTCGCATTGGGTTCTACACCGGAGGCCACGCCGCTCGGTTCCGCGACGAAGACTTGTCGGATCGCTGGGTGGCAGAATCCAAACGATGGATCAGCGACCACAAAGAGGAACCGTTTTTCCTATTCTTTGCCTCACACGATCTGCACGTGCCTCGAGTCGTGAATGAACGCTTCCAGGGCAGCACCGCACTCGGACCTCGAGGGGATGCCATCGCGGAACTGGATTGGTGCGTGGGCGAACTGATGAAGTCGCTCGAAGAAAACGGACTGACCGAAAAAACCTTGCTCGTGTTCTGCAGCGACAACGGCCCAGTTTTGGACGATGGCTACAAAGACGATGCCAACGAAAAACTTGGCGAGCATGATCCAAATGGTCCCTATCAAGGCGGCAAGTACACGGTTTACGAAGGCGGAACGCGAACGCCTTTCATCACCCGGATGCCCGGCACCATTCCCGTCGGTGTCAGCGACGAACTGGTTTGCACCATCGACTTTGCCGCCAGTCTCGCCGCCCTGGTCGGACAAGAACTTCCGAACGACGCTTGCCTGGACAGCCACAACGTGCTGGGAGCGTTGATGAATCAGTCCGGTGCCTCCGGTCGAGAGCATCTGGTCCAGCAAGACAACGGAAAAGTTGGCAACTACGGCTATCGCGTTGGCGATTGGAAACTCGTTCGCCACGACCAAAAGAAGTCCTACAACTTCGACCTGTCGATGACACGAAAATCAGTCCCCCAATTCGCTCTTTACAACCTTGAATCGGATCCAGCCGAACAGAACGATTTGAGTCAGAGCGAACCCCAACGAGCGAAGCAAATGCAACAGGAACTTCAACAGCTTCTCGACGCCGGTCGCAGTCGCTAA
- a CDS encoding NAD-dependent epimerase/dehydratase family protein: MRVIVTGSSGLIGSAAVRHWDALGDEVIGIDNDMRATFFGPDGSTKWNQSRLEQETSNFRTVSLDIRDREGVLDLFKNEPPDLVIHCAAQPSHDKAAAIPFLDFEVNANGTLNLLEGTRQHAPEAVFCHMSTNKVYGDAPNELPLDELETRWEYAREEDHAGISESCRIDQTMHSLFGASKTAADVLAQEYGKYFGLKTGIFRGGCLTGASHSGVELHGFLSYLVHVAVTGKPYTIFGYKGKQVRDQIECSDVVKAFEAFSKNPRPGEVYNIGGGRDNAASVLECIQKIEDISGHKVKWTLGDDNRKGDHICYISDLSKLRRDYPDWDIRVSLDEILRQMIASEESKLATA; the protein is encoded by the coding sequence ATGCGTGTGATTGTGACAGGTTCCAGTGGGCTGATCGGCTCGGCCGCGGTGCGGCATTGGGACGCCCTGGGTGACGAAGTCATCGGCATCGACAACGACATGCGCGCCACCTTTTTCGGCCCGGATGGCAGCACCAAGTGGAACCAGTCGCGACTGGAACAGGAAACCTCGAACTTCCGAACCGTCTCGTTGGACATTCGCGACCGCGAAGGCGTGTTGGACCTGTTCAAGAACGAGCCACCGGATTTGGTGATTCACTGTGCGGCCCAACCATCGCACGACAAAGCCGCCGCGATTCCGTTTCTGGATTTTGAAGTCAACGCCAACGGAACATTGAACCTGCTCGAGGGAACTCGTCAGCATGCACCCGAGGCTGTGTTCTGCCACATGAGCACGAACAAGGTTTACGGCGATGCCCCCAACGAGTTGCCGCTGGACGAATTGGAAACCCGCTGGGAATATGCCCGCGAAGAAGACCACGCTGGCATCTCTGAGTCGTGCCGCATCGACCAAACGATGCACTCGCTGTTTGGCGCGTCCAAGACGGCGGCGGACGTGTTGGCTCAGGAGTACGGCAAGTACTTCGGGTTGAAGACCGGAATCTTCCGAGGCGGATGCTTGACCGGGGCCAGCCACAGCGGCGTCGAGTTGCATGGGTTCTTGAGTTACCTCGTTCACGTGGCCGTGACGGGCAAGCCCTACACGATCTTTGGATACAAAGGCAAACAAGTTCGCGACCAAATCGAATGCAGCGATGTGGTCAAAGCCTTCGAAGCGTTCTCGAAGAACCCGCGTCCAGGCGAGGTTTACAACATCGGTGGCGGACGCGACAACGCGGCCAGCGTGCTGGAATGCATTCAGAAGATCGAAGACATCTCGGGTCACAAAGTGAAGTGGACGCTGGGCGATGACAATCGCAAAGGCGATCACATTTGCTACATCAGCGACCTGAGCAAACTGCGACGTGATTACCCGGACTGGGACATCCGCGTGTCGCTGGACGAGATCCTTCGACAAATGATTGCAAGCGAAGAGTCCAAACTCGCGACCGCATGA
- a CDS encoding sensor histidine kinase — protein MSHQASSAQSTHAASESQANELTVLREQVKRLQNLATLGELTGTATHEFNNVLMTVINYAKLGLRNEDKASRDKALTKILEASERAAQITNTILAQARNRSDAMGPVDLSGLVRETLVLMQREMQKYRISIETDLPETATVHASGNQIQRLLLNLLTNSRQAIGECGTLWIRVASCDTGADGNGYVELTVRDSGKGIPEDVLPKIFDPYFSTKAGPDETGKGGTGLGLAACKEIIDEHKGRVRVESSVGRGTAFIIRLPISAAQRAAA, from the coding sequence ATGTCGCACCAAGCTTCTTCCGCCCAATCGACTCACGCCGCCTCCGAATCCCAAGCCAATGAGCTGACGGTGCTGCGGGAACAGGTGAAACGACTGCAGAATCTGGCGACCCTCGGCGAACTGACCGGCACCGCCACGCACGAATTCAACAACGTGCTGATGACCGTCATCAACTACGCCAAACTGGGACTGCGGAACGAAGACAAAGCCAGCCGCGACAAAGCACTGACGAAAATCCTGGAAGCCTCCGAGCGTGCCGCTCAAATCACCAACACGATCTTGGCCCAAGCCCGCAACCGCAGCGACGCGATGGGCCCAGTCGACTTGAGCGGATTGGTTCGGGAAACCTTGGTGCTGATGCAACGTGAAATGCAAAAGTATCGAATCAGCATCGAAACGGACTTGCCCGAAACCGCGACGGTTCACGCCAGCGGAAACCAAATCCAACGCTTGCTGCTCAACCTGCTGACCAATTCACGACAAGCCATCGGCGAATGCGGCACGCTCTGGATTCGTGTCGCCTCCTGCGACACCGGAGCGGATGGAAACGGCTACGTTGAACTGACGGTTCGCGATTCTGGCAAGGGCATCCCTGAGGACGTTCTGCCAAAGATCTTTGACCCGTACTTCTCCACCAAAGCCGGTCCTGATGAAACAGGAAAGGGCGGCACAGGGTTGGGATTGGCCGCCTGCAAAGAAATCATCGACGAGCACAAAGGACGTGTGCGAGTCGAAAGCTCCGTCGGTCGCGGCACCGCCTTCATCATCCGCCTGCCAATCAGCGCGGCACAACGAGCCGCGGCTTGA